One Deefgea tanakiae genomic region harbors:
- the mutY gene encoding A/G-specific adenine glycosylase, protein MNDFSSRLTQWQREFGRHHLPWQVDDGYHVWLSEIMLQQTQVTTVLDYYPRFLARFPTLADLAAAPLDDVLALWSGLGYYTRARNLHACAQAVVRDFGGQFPSDPTLIATLPGIGRSTAAAIAAFSYGTRAAILDGNVKRVLTRWAGIEGFPGVKTIENQLWTLAEALLPEPNKNKMLAAAAIKAHTQGLMDLGATICTPKNPICLTCPLNADCQARLSGRQAELPTKKPKKTIPEKSTVMVLLQNDSGQILLERRPPTGIWGGLWSLPEVATTLSANEQMQSRFGLEIELEPALPEFVHVFTHYRLTITPQPAYLIGSSTLREDQTAWFSIQAALAAGIPTPLRKIINALK, encoded by the coding sequence ATGAATGATTTTTCATCCCGACTGACTCAATGGCAGCGCGAATTTGGTCGTCATCATTTACCGTGGCAAGTGGATGATGGCTACCACGTTTGGCTATCAGAAATCATGCTGCAGCAAACGCAGGTGACGACGGTACTCGATTATTACCCACGATTTTTGGCGCGTTTTCCAACGCTCGCCGACTTAGCTGCTGCGCCACTTGATGATGTGTTGGCACTCTGGAGTGGACTGGGTTATTACACGCGTGCGCGCAATCTGCATGCTTGCGCACAAGCAGTAGTGCGTGACTTTGGTGGCCAATTTCCAAGCGATCCAACGTTGATAGCCACCCTACCCGGCATTGGCCGCAGCACGGCCGCTGCGATTGCGGCGTTTTCTTATGGTACGCGTGCTGCGATCTTGGATGGCAATGTCAAACGCGTTCTTACGCGCTGGGCAGGGATTGAGGGTTTTCCAGGCGTGAAAACAATTGAAAATCAATTGTGGACCTTAGCTGAAGCGCTTTTACCCGAGCCAAATAAAAATAAAATGCTCGCTGCAGCCGCCATCAAAGCGCACACGCAAGGCTTGATGGATTTGGGCGCAACGATCTGCACACCGAAAAATCCAATATGCTTGACCTGCCCCCTCAATGCCGACTGCCAAGCGCGCCTAAGCGGTCGCCAAGCAGAATTACCGACTAAGAAACCCAAAAAAACCATCCCAGAAAAATCAACGGTGATGGTTTTGCTGCAAAACGACTCAGGTCAAATCTTGTTAGAGCGTCGTCCACCCACAGGGATTTGGGGTGGACTATGGAGCCTGCCTGAGGTCGCCACGACTTTATCAGCCAATGAGCAAATGCAATCTCGCTTTGGCCTAGAAATCGAACTGGAACCGGCTTTACCCGAGTTTGTGCACGTGTTTACCCACTATCGCCTGACCATCACCCCACAACCAGCCTATTTAATCGGCAGCAGCACGCTGCGCGAAGATCAAACGGCATGGTTTTCTATTCAAGCGGCTTTAGCCGCAGGCATCCCAACGCCACTGCGCAAAATCATCAACGCGCTCAAGTAG
- a CDS encoding AsmA family protein produces MDWRHSRPLRISFLLIVTLIALVGILPYFLSSNLVRDELVSAVQRDTQRKLDIRGSAHVVLLPRPAVLIKNATLTEPNESTVFAHADAIKIVFRLWPLISQQKAVAHSIEIERPELTIIRHEDGSYNFEDLLQNNGQLIQVALDRLAFSNAQFSWHDEFLNQTVNFQQFDLEMDDLTDPKKGALNLDGEIFIGNKGQTTLWRGQIHGTAAMRYIEQERRLHIANIKMAIDQIGNSDDKVKVNNLALQITGNLNYGWDPLRLTGGDLKLAGSGRRGEQNWESTLDIPEIKLTNTSLILQRLKVDVQMQDKDAKFSASASIPTLSGAHSQLLQSNAAKINVKYTSPEQNLDVLFSTPLTIERGTIARLPNYRLTGSYTNRSLPRGAVRLDLTGKGDLDLHNELINLDSNGTLDYEALRAQIGMESFLDPQFRVNIDLAKLDLTPYLPAVAAGAKNINQKNNFDFWWLNQLSAIGSIKVGELVLNNLHIDDIDATLIARKNRLVLDPLKATLYEGQLSGRIEVNASKELPYFRVEQTLSNMNINTLLTDTLDTSRFEGRSNLNLDITAIGSNVTALRKSASGKIKASLKEGAIRGIDISGLLNAASQQIKLMNGEIKKIDHTAGKTNFSELNATLILKNGVAVNEDLVVSADVLKLKGGGTLNLNAGTIDYAMLASANPKVPELSGLLGLTLPITFSGPLNNPVFNADTANLKEQIIARQQAEAAAKAAQAHAAEAAKKAAAQAAAKKKSAPPKKTAPAKKTNTKQKAK; encoded by the coding sequence ATGGATTGGCGCCACTCCCGCCCCTTGCGTATTAGCTTCTTGCTGATCGTTACACTGATCGCTTTGGTTGGCATTTTGCCGTACTTTTTATCGTCGAACTTGGTCCGCGATGAATTAGTCTCGGCGGTGCAACGTGATACGCAACGTAAACTCGATATTCGTGGCAGTGCCCATGTGGTGCTGCTACCGCGCCCTGCTGTGCTGATCAAAAATGCCACGCTCACCGAGCCCAATGAAAGCACTGTCTTTGCCCACGCCGATGCCATCAAAATTGTCTTTCGCCTTTGGCCTTTGATTAGCCAGCAAAAAGCAGTTGCGCACAGCATTGAAATTGAGCGACCTGAGCTCACTATTATCCGCCATGAAGATGGCAGTTATAATTTTGAAGACTTATTACAAAATAATGGGCAACTGATTCAAGTTGCCTTAGACAGGCTGGCCTTTTCAAATGCTCAGTTTTCTTGGCACGATGAATTTCTAAATCAAACTGTGAATTTCCAGCAGTTTGATTTAGAAATGGATGATTTAACCGACCCCAAAAAAGGCGCGCTAAACTTAGACGGCGAAATTTTTATCGGCAATAAAGGTCAAACTACGCTCTGGCGCGGTCAAATCCATGGCACTGCTGCCATGCGCTATATCGAACAAGAACGCCGCCTCCATATCGCCAACATCAAAATGGCCATAGACCAAATTGGTAATAGCGATGACAAAGTCAAAGTCAACAATCTAGCCCTACAAATTACCGGTAATCTCAATTACGGCTGGGATCCACTTCGCCTCACTGGCGGTGATTTAAAACTAGCTGGATCGGGTCGCCGTGGCGAACAAAACTGGGAAAGCACGCTCGATATCCCAGAAATTAAACTGACCAATACCTCGCTGATCTTGCAACGTTTAAAAGTGGATGTGCAAATGCAGGATAAAGATGCGAAATTTAGCGCCTCAGCCAGCATCCCTACTCTGAGTGGCGCACACAGCCAGTTATTGCAAAGCAATGCGGCCAAAATTAATGTCAAATACACCAGCCCAGAGCAAAACTTAGATGTGCTGTTTAGTACGCCACTCACTATTGAACGCGGCACCATCGCCCGATTACCCAACTATCGCCTGACTGGCAGCTACACCAACCGCAGCTTGCCGCGCGGTGCCGTGCGTTTAGATCTCACCGGCAAAGGTGATTTAGATTTACACAATGAGTTGATCAATTTGGATAGCAATGGCACCTTGGATTATGAAGCTTTGCGGGCGCAAATTGGCATGGAAAGCTTTTTGGATCCACAGTTTCGTGTCAATATCGATCTCGCAAAACTGGATTTAACACCGTATCTGCCTGCCGTTGCGGCCGGCGCGAAGAATATCAATCAAAAAAATAATTTCGATTTCTGGTGGCTCAATCAACTATCTGCGATTGGCTCAATTAAGGTGGGCGAACTCGTTTTAAACAATTTACACATCGATGATATTGATGCCACGCTGATTGCACGTAAAAACCGCCTAGTGCTCGACCCACTCAAAGCTACGTTATACGAAGGGCAATTATCAGGTCGAATTGAAGTTAACGCCAGTAAAGAGCTACCGTATTTCCGTGTAGAGCAGACGCTCAGTAATATGAACATCAATACTCTGCTGACCGACACGCTAGACACAAGTCGTTTTGAAGGGCGCAGCAATCTCAATTTAGATATCACAGCCATTGGCAGTAACGTCACCGCGCTGCGTAAATCGGCCAGCGGAAAAATTAAAGCCAGTCTGAAAGAAGGAGCGATTCGCGGCATCGACATTAGTGGTCTTTTGAATGCGGCGAGCCAGCAAATCAAATTAATGAATGGTGAAATCAAAAAAATAGATCACACCGCAGGTAAAACCAATTTCTCAGAACTCAACGCCACGTTGATTCTAAAAAATGGTGTTGCGGTCAATGAAGACCTTGTCGTCAGTGCTGATGTACTCAAACTAAAAGGTGGCGGTACACTCAATCTAAATGCAGGCACCATAGACTACGCAATGCTGGCCAGCGCCAATCCCAAAGTACCTGAGCTATCTGGGCTTTTAGGACTCACCCTACCGATTACCTTTAGTGGCCCATTGAACAACCCGGTTTTCAACGCCGATACCGCCAACTTAAAAGAACAAATCATCGCCCGCCAGCAAGCAGAAGCGGCCGCCAAAGCCGCTCAAGCTCATGCCGCTGAAGCCGCCAAAAAGGCTGCAGCACAAGCGGCAGCCAAGAAAAAGTCCGCCCCACCGAAAAAAACCGCTCCGGCTAAAAAAACCAACACCAAGCAAAAAGCCAAGTAA
- a CDS encoding acyl-CoA thioesterase, producing the protein MAHLTPIKVQGFHLDLYGHVNNARYLEFLEEARWGLMEEYGDLDWFMAQKLALVVSRIDIRYLRSATMGDQLLIETRLVELMPREGHINQRIIRKDNGKLVAEADVTFAVIHPEQRGAQKMEGEILARFSSMLDLMKESI; encoded by the coding sequence ATGGCGCATCTCACGCCGATTAAAGTGCAAGGGTTTCATCTCGATTTATACGGACACGTGAATAACGCCCGATATCTTGAGTTTTTGGAAGAAGCCCGTTGGGGTTTGATGGAAGAATACGGCGATTTAGACTGGTTTATGGCGCAAAAACTCGCCTTGGTCGTTAGTCGAATTGATATTCGCTATTTACGCTCGGCCACGATGGGCGATCAACTGCTAATTGAAACGCGCTTGGTCGAACTGATGCCACGTGAGGGGCACATTAATCAGCGAATCATTCGTAAAGACAATGGCAAGCTAGTGGCAGAAGCGGATGTGACTTTTGCCGTGATTCATCCCGAACAGCGCGGCGCGCAAAAAATGGAAGGAGAAATTTTGGCGCGTTTTAGTTCAATGCTGGATTTAATGAAGGAGTCAATATGA
- a CDS encoding LEA type 2 family protein, which translates to MKKLVLISFLALLSACTGIPSHFEKPQVNLAGLQIAELGLIEQKFIVSLRVTNPNDINVPINGLNLKLDVNGQPFATGVSNEKVTLAKLGDTMIKVNVTTNLSSIWKQMKSLNKPLAYSLNGKLLLPLVPGGLSFDRTGELPSLGEFLPSELKAM; encoded by the coding sequence ATGAAAAAGTTAGTACTAATCAGCTTCCTTGCGCTACTGAGCGCCTGCACTGGAATCCCGAGTCACTTTGAAAAGCCACAAGTGAATTTAGCAGGGCTGCAAATTGCTGAATTGGGTTTGATTGAGCAGAAATTTATTGTGTCGCTACGCGTGACCAATCCGAATGACATCAATGTGCCGATTAATGGCTTAAACTTAAAACTCGATGTGAATGGACAGCCCTTTGCGACTGGGGTCTCGAATGAAAAAGTAACGCTGGCTAAGCTAGGCGATACGATGATTAAAGTGAATGTAACGACCAATTTGTCTAGTATATGGAAACAGATGAAGTCATTGAACAAACCTTTGGCTTATTCACTGAACGGCAAGTTATTGTTGCCTCTGGTGCCAGGTGGCTTGTCGTTTGATCGTACAGGCGAATTGCCAAGTTTAGGTGAGTTTTTACCTAGCGAACTCAAGGCCATGTAG
- a CDS encoding DUF3224 domain-containing protein, whose amino-acid sequence MSLSSQIKCNFIAQNWAEIPFHEMEGAGKLSRASITNTLSGDFVGEGILEYLLSYPNAAGDVTFIGYERIVGAVGELKGTFTVEHHGLFSPTMGVSGALTIVAGSGTGDFSGITGNGQITAIAGEHGGIYTLNLAQ is encoded by the coding sequence ATGTCACTCTCGAGCCAAATAAAATGCAACTTTATTGCCCAAAACTGGGCTGAAATTCCGTTCCATGAAATGGAAGGCGCAGGCAAACTGAGCCGCGCCAGCATTACTAATACATTGTCGGGTGATTTTGTCGGTGAGGGTATATTGGAATATCTATTGTCATATCCCAATGCGGCGGGTGATGTGACGTTTATTGGCTATGAGCGTATTGTTGGTGCCGTAGGTGAATTAAAAGGTACATTTACCGTTGAGCATCACGGACTATTTTCGCCAACAATGGGTGTGAGTGGAGCATTAACGATTGTAGCGGGAAGCGGAACAGGGGATTTTTCTGGAATTACTGGCAACGGCCAGATTACCGCGATTGCGGGCGAGCACGGCGGTATTTACACCCTAAATTTGGCGCAATAA
- a CDS encoding GlxA family transcriptional regulator codes for MTELYFVLTPNFMLLDLAGPAEAFQIAANHGAPYRLHMVAPVAELTCSIGLRPHQLNPLPQPIPAGAHIVLIGAENSKVSLQLPEAQAVVAWLREHFNATQHHLACVCSGTMLAAYAGLLDHYECTTHHEILERLRIAAPLAKVLDDRIFVQDGNIATSAGICSGIDLALHLIEQQAGSLIAQAVAREMVVWLRRSGQDPQLSPWLAHRNHLHPMVHKAQDLISRAPAERWTLEIVAAQVHTSGRNLARLFLQHCRVSLHQYHLAIRIATAKQLLNHPNLTIEQIAEQAGFASARDFRRVWQKEMGMLPSECRATTYPTKTYAKLK; via the coding sequence TTTAGCGGGGCCAGCCGAAGCATTTCAAATCGCAGCTAACCACGGCGCCCCCTATCGATTGCATATGGTGGCGCCCGTGGCTGAGCTGACTTGCTCGATTGGTTTAAGGCCGCACCAGCTTAACCCCTTGCCACAGCCGATTCCTGCAGGGGCGCATATTGTGTTGATCGGGGCTGAAAACTCCAAAGTCAGTTTGCAATTACCCGAAGCACAAGCCGTTGTCGCATGGCTGCGTGAACATTTTAACGCCACACAGCATCATCTGGCCTGCGTATGTTCGGGAACAATGCTGGCGGCCTATGCGGGTCTTCTTGATCACTATGAATGCACTACACACCATGAGATTTTGGAACGGCTACGAATCGCAGCGCCTCTCGCCAAAGTGCTCGATGACCGCATTTTTGTGCAAGATGGCAATATCGCCACCAGCGCGGGAATTTGCTCGGGTATTGATTTGGCGCTGCATTTGATTGAGCAGCAAGCTGGATCACTCATCGCACAAGCGGTTGCGCGGGAAATGGTCGTTTGGTTGCGCCGTAGTGGGCAAGATCCACAACTTTCGCCGTGGCTGGCGCACCGCAATCACTTGCATCCGATGGTTCACAAAGCACAAGACCTGATCAGTCGCGCACCTGCAGAGCGTTGGACGCTTGAGATTGTTGCCGCGCAAGTCCACACCAGCGGGCGTAATTTAGCGAGGCTGTTTCTGCAGCACTGTCGTGTGTCGCTGCATCAATATCATCTCGCCATTCGCATCGCCACCGCCAAGCAACTACTCAATCATCCTAATCTAACGATCGAACAAATCGCCGAGCAAGCGGGTTTTGCATCCGCAAGAGATTTTCGCCGCGTGTGGCAAAAAGAAATGGGGATGTTACCGAGTGAATGCCGAGCTACAACTTATCCAACAAAAACCTACGCCAAACTTAAATAA